One region of Gouania willdenowi chromosome 13, fGouWil2.1, whole genome shotgun sequence genomic DNA includes:
- the akt2 gene encoding RAC-beta serine/threonine-protein kinase, whose amino-acid sequence MNEVSVVREGWLHKRGEYIKTWRPRYFILKSDGSFIGYKEKPEVSSDTSLPPLNNFSVAECQLMKTERPKPNTFVIRCLQWTSVIERTFHVDTNEEREEWMRSIQAVANSLKSQQQDEEPMEIKFGSPCDSSGAEEMEIAMSKSRSKVTMSDFDYLKLLGKGTFGKVILVKEKATGMYYAMKILRKEVIIAKDEVAHTVTESRVLQNTKHPFLTTLKYAFQTHDRLCFVMEYANGGELFFHLSRDRVFTEDRARFYGAEIVSALEYLHSRNVVYRDLKLENLMLDKDGHIKITDFGLCKEGITDGATMKTFCGTPEYLAPEVLEDNDYGRAVDWWGLGVVMYEMMCGRLPFYNQDHERLFELILMEEIRFPKNLAPEAKALLAGLLKKDPKQRLGGGPDDAKEVMSHKFFTSIIWQDVTDKKLIPPFKPQVTSETDTRYFDDEFTAQSITITPPDKYDSLDAEDSDQRTHFPQFSYSASIRE is encoded by the exons ATGAATGAAGTTAGTGTTGTGAGAGAGGGATGGCTTCACAAGAGAG GTGAATATATTAAAACGTGGCGTCCTCGTTACTTCATCCTAAAGAGCGATGGCTCATTCATCGGCTACAAAGAGAAGCCGGAAGTATCCAGCGACACCAGCCTCCCGCCGCTCAACAACTTCTCCGTCGCAG AATGCCAGCTGATGAAGACGGAGCGGCCAAAGCCCAATACGTTTGTCATTCGCTGCCTACAGTGGACCTCGGTTATTGAGCGAACCTTTCACGTAGACACAAACGAAGAGAG AGAGGAATGGATGAGATCGATCCAGGCTGTGGCAAACAGCCTGAAGAGTCAGCAGCAGGACGAGGAGCCCATGGAGATCAAATTTGGTTCCCCGTGTGACAGCAGCGGTGCTGAGGAGATGGAGATCGCTATGTCTAAATCCCGCTCCAAAGTG ACCATGAGTGACTttgactacctgaagctgctggGCAAGGGGACGTTTGGTAAAGTGATCCTAGTGAAGGAGAAGGCCACGGGGATGTATTACGCCATGAAAATTTTGCGCAAAGAAGTCATCATTGCTAAA GATGAAGTGGCGCACACGGTTACAGAAAGCAGAGTTCTCCAGAACACAAAGCATCCATTCCTAACG ACACTAAAATATGCATTTCAAACTCACGACCGGCTGTGCTTTGTCATGGAGTATGCAAATGGTGGAGAG ctTTTCTTTCACTTATCCCGGGATCGAGTATTCACGGAAGACAGAGCACGATTCTATGGTGCAGAAATAGTGTCGGCACTGGAGTATCTACATTCACGTAACGTTGTTTACAGGGACCTAAAG CTGGAGAACCTAATGTTGGACAAAGATGGCCATATAAAGATAACAGACTTTGGGTTGTGTAAGGAGGGAATCACAGATGGAGCCACAATGAAAACCTTCTGTGGAACCCCAGAGTATTTGGCACCAGAG GTGCTTGAGGACAATGACTATGGACGGGCGGTGGACTGGTGGGGGCTCGGTGTGGTGATGTATGAGATGATGTGCGGGAGGCTGCCATTCTATAACCAGGACCACGAGCGCCTGTTTGAGCTCATCCTGATGGAGGAGATCCGCTTCCCAAAGAACCTGGCCCCTGAGGCCAAGGCCCTGCTGGCAGGCCTGCTCAAAAAAGACCCCaaacagag GCTCGGAGGGGGACCGGACGATGCCAAAGAAGTGATGAGCCACAAGTTCTTCACCTCCATCATATGGCAGGATGTCACCGACAAAAAG CTCATTCCACCCTTCAAGCCCCAGGTCACATCAGAAACAGACACGCGCTACTTTGACGATGAGTTTACAGCACAATCCATCACAATAACTCCTCCAGACAAGT ATGACAGTTTAGATGCAGAGGACTCGGACCAGCGCACACACTTCCCTCAGTTCTCCTACTCCGCCAGCATACGAGAATGA
- the ccnp gene encoding cyclin-P produces MARTGFCESKALLDLDMKVDARLLPFKAWACGRFDCWQPLGADESRMALVQVESQHEWEKKHSQTSNNFIMGFHPDSRPSGVIVNGCEEEHALLYPHGLQALHSLHALVPSLLRHEVEMALEKLGLIWDRTYAWEVFLDMMKSQTRYSFASADFPRHFTDVTRAILVDWIIQVHEIMNFQEETLYLAIHLLNRSLRLTKVTTANLQLLGMVCLFLAAKKEESILPDVSGLCFLMDYTYTKHQLLRMERKVLYGLKFELSYCPPLHFLLLFATIARCSAMVVWMARYLLELSLLEDNCVVFPPVQLAGAALCLARQVLQEPQTPEGEAAWCLASSIHVGSESALLKIMQILASAAVKAHAKETNATYVKFSSPETMHVSSHPGLNNVSSQPGGCT; encoded by the exons ATGGCCAGGACCGGGTTCTGCGAATCCAAGGCTCTGCTGGACTTAGACATGAAG GTGGATGCGAGGCTCCTCCCCTTCAAAGCCTGGGCATGTGGGCGTTTTGACTGCTGGCAGCCGTTAGGAGCAGACGAGTCCAGGATGGCTTTGGTCCAGGTGGAGTCACAGCATGAATGG GAGAAGAAGCACTCGCAAACCAGCAACAACTTTATTATGGGATTTCATCCAGACAGTAGGCCTAGTGGAGTAATAG TGAATGGGTGTGAGGAGGAACATGCTCTTCTTTATCCTCATGGCCTGCAGGCCCTCCACAGCCTACATGCACTGGTTCCCAGCCTGTTGCGGCATGAAGTAGAGATGGCACTTGAGAAATTGGGTCTCATATGGGACCGTACATATGCTTGGGAGGTGTTTTTGGACATGATG AAGAGTCAAACGCGTTACTCTTTTGCCAGCGCTGACTTCCCACGGCATTTTACTGATGTCACTCGAGCTATTCTTGTGGACTGGATCATTCAAGTTCAT GAGATAATGAATTTCCAAGAGGAGACCTTATATCTGGCAATTCATCTCCTTAATCGCTCCCTGCGCCTGACCAAGGTGACCACAGCCAACCTGCAGCTTCTTGGCATGGTTTGCCTTTTCCTTGCAGCCAAGAAGGAGGAGTCTATTCTCCCTGAT GTGTCAGGACTTTGCTTTTTGATGGACTACACGTACACTAAGCATCAGCTGCTGCGAATGGAGCGCAAAGTGCTGTATGGGCTGAAGTTTGAGCTCTCGTACTGCCCTCCCCtgcacttcctcctcctctttgccACCATTGCTCGCTGCAGTGCTATG GTGGTATGGATGGCCCGCTACCTGCTGGAGTTGTCTCTGTTGGAGGACAACTGTGTGGTGTTCCCACCTGTTCAGCTGGCTGGAGCTGCCCTCTGCTTAGCCCGACAAGTGCTTCAGGAGCCTCAAACACCAGAAGGGGAGGCGGCGTGGTGCCTAGCATCCAGTATTCATGTTGGAAG TGAGAGTGCTTTGCTAAAGATCATGCAGATCCTAGCCAGCGCTGCAGTCAAGGCCCACGCCAAAGAAACCAATGCGACCTATGTTAAATTTTCCTCTCCAGAGACCATGCACGTCAGCAGCCACCCAGGCCTGAACAATGTTTCCAGTCAGCCGGGTGGGTGCACGTGA